A genomic region of Mesobacillus jeotgali contains the following coding sequences:
- a CDS encoding glycine C-acetyltransferase, protein MSSKTLNQFLNENLEDLKGKGLYNVIDPLESPNGPVITINGKEMINLSSNNYLGLATDERLKKTADEAIEKYGVGAGAVRTINGTLQLHLELEEVLAKFKKTEAAIAYQSGFMCNMAAISAVMDKNDAILSDELNHASIIDGCRLSRAKIIRFNHSDMEDLRAKAKEAKESGQYNKIMVITDGVFSMDGDIAKLPEIVEIAEEFDLITYVDDAHGSGVLGEGAGTVKHFGLSDKVDFQIGTLSKAIGVVGGYVAGKQNLIDWLKVRSRPFLFSTSLTPADVAASIKAIEILMDSTELNERLWDNANYLKDGLQKLGFDIGHSETPITPCIIGDEVKTQQFSKRLYEEGVYAKSIVFPTVPRGTGRVRNMPSAAHTKEMLDNAISIYEKVGKELEII, encoded by the coding sequence ATGTCTAGTAAAACATTGAATCAGTTTTTAAATGAGAACCTGGAGGATTTAAAAGGGAAGGGTTTATATAATGTAATCGACCCGCTTGAGAGCCCAAATGGACCAGTCATAACCATTAATGGGAAAGAGATGATTAACCTCTCCTCAAATAATTACCTTGGACTCGCTACAGATGAAAGACTGAAAAAGACTGCAGATGAAGCCATTGAAAAATACGGAGTGGGAGCAGGTGCAGTACGTACAATCAACGGAACGCTCCAGCTGCATCTTGAACTAGAGGAAGTACTGGCAAAATTCAAGAAGACAGAAGCAGCGATTGCATACCAGTCAGGATTCATGTGCAATATGGCTGCCATTTCAGCTGTAATGGATAAAAATGATGCCATCCTATCCGATGAATTGAACCACGCATCAATTATTGATGGCTGCCGTTTATCCAGAGCAAAGATCATCCGCTTCAACCACTCAGACATGGAGGACCTTCGCGCAAAAGCGAAAGAAGCGAAGGAATCAGGCCAATACAATAAAATCATGGTCATCACAGACGGCGTGTTCTCTATGGATGGTGACATCGCGAAGCTTCCGGAAATTGTTGAAATCGCAGAAGAATTTGATCTCATTACATATGTCGATGATGCACACGGTTCAGGTGTACTGGGTGAAGGCGCTGGAACTGTCAAGCATTTCGGCCTTTCAGATAAAGTCGATTTCCAAATCGGGACTCTATCAAAGGCTATCGGTGTAGTCGGAGGATATGTAGCTGGTAAACAAAATCTGATCGACTGGCTGAAAGTAAGAAGCCGTCCATTCCTTTTCTCGACTTCTCTCACTCCAGCCGATGTTGCAGCGAGTATTAAAGCCATTGAAATCTTGATGGACAGTACAGAATTGAACGAGCGTCTATGGGACAATGCAAACTATCTGAAGGACGGTCTGCAAAAACTTGGCTTCGACATTGGCCATTCTGAGACACCAATCACTCCATGTATCATTGGCGATGAAGTCAAGACGCAGCAGTTCAGTAAAAGGCTTTACGAAGAAGGAGTATATGCTAAATCAATCGTATTTCCTACCGTACCTCGTGGAACTGGCCGTGTAAGAAATATGCCTTCGGCGGCACATACGAAGGAAATGCTAGACAATGCCATTTCTATTTACGAAAAAGTAGGCAAGGAATTAGAAATTATTTAA
- a CDS encoding L-threonine 3-dehydrogenase, whose product MKKILITGALGQIGSELTVKLRDIYGQDNVIATDIRKTDSAAAMNGPFEILDVMDANKMVDLAKKYEVDTIMHMAALLSATAETKPVFAWNLNMGGLMNALETARELNLQFFTPSSIGAFGPNTPKDNTPQDTIQRPTTMYGVNKVAGELLADYYFHRFGVDTRGVRFPGLISYVTPPGGGTTDYAVEIYYEAIKNGKYSSYIDKGTYMDMMYMPDALGAIIDLMEADPSKLIHRNAFNVTAMSFDPEELTAEIKKHIPGFEISYNVDPVRQAIANSWPNSIDASAAAEEWGFKAKYDLSSMTADMLEKLKTKL is encoded by the coding sequence ATGAAGAAAATTTTAATAACTGGCGCGCTTGGCCAGATTGGTTCTGAACTAACAGTTAAGCTACGTGACATTTATGGGCAGGATAATGTGATTGCGACGGACATCAGGAAAACTGATTCAGCAGCTGCTATGAACGGTCCATTCGAGATACTCGATGTCATGGATGCAAATAAAATGGTCGACCTGGCCAAGAAATATGAAGTCGATACCATCATGCATATGGCAGCATTGCTATCTGCCACTGCGGAAACGAAGCCGGTATTCGCCTGGAACCTTAACATGGGCGGCCTGATGAACGCACTAGAAACTGCTAGAGAACTAAATTTACAATTTTTCACACCAAGCTCCATTGGGGCATTCGGTCCTAATACCCCTAAGGACAATACCCCGCAGGACACCATCCAGCGTCCAACTACCATGTATGGTGTAAACAAAGTTGCTGGCGAGTTGCTTGCTGATTACTATTTCCACCGTTTCGGGGTAGACACAAGGGGTGTCAGATTCCCTGGATTGATTTCTTATGTGACCCCACCAGGCGGCGGTACAACTGATTATGCAGTTGAAATTTATTATGAAGCAATCAAGAATGGGAAATACAGTTCATATATTGATAAAGGCACTTACATGGACATGATGTACATGCCAGATGCGCTAGGCGCGATTATTGACCTGATGGAAGCTGACCCTTCCAAGTTGATTCATAGAAATGCTTTTAACGTTACGGCAATGAGTTTTGATCCAGAGGAACTTACAGCGGAAATCAAGAAGCATATTCCTGGGTTTGAAATCTCTTATAATGTTGATCCTGTACGACAGGCCATTGCCAACAGTTGGCCTAATTCAATCGATGCATCAGCTGCGGCTGAAGAGTGGGGCTTCAAGGCGAAATATGATCTCTCAAGTATGACTGCTGACATGCTGGAAAAATTAAAAACAAAGTTATAG
- the arcA gene encoding arginine deiminase — protein MNYPLNVKSEIGELRSVVLHRPGKEVENLTPKYLERLLFDDIPYLPAVQREHDYFADVLKNRGVEVLYLEKLMEESLKTDELNQQFIDQVLNESKSNLNGSRKTVEEYLHSLSTDEMIRKVMSGVLKSEIEHEKKVHLHELLDDYYPFFLDPMPNLYFTRDPAAVIGDGVSLNKMCEGARKRESLFMDFIIKHHPRFSGHDIPHWYDRDEYYPLEGGDELVLSSEVIAIGVSARTSAQAIEKLAKRIFSRNDTIKKVVAVEIPKLRAYMHLDTVFTMVDHEKFTIHHGIEGPNGNMKIYILEKGMDSDTLNISERSNLTETLKEVLGLQELVLIPCGGGHEIAAAREQWNDGSNTLAIAPGVVVTYDRNYVSNDLLRKNGVEVIEIPSSELSRGRGGPRCMSMPIYRKDL, from the coding sequence ATGAATTACCCTTTGAATGTAAAATCTGAAATTGGTGAATTAAGATCCGTGGTCCTGCACCGGCCGGGGAAGGAAGTCGAAAACCTGACACCCAAATACCTGGAACGGCTTCTTTTTGATGATATCCCTTATTTACCGGCAGTCCAGAGAGAGCATGATTATTTCGCGGATGTATTAAAAAACCGCGGGGTAGAGGTTCTTTATTTGGAAAAATTAATGGAAGAATCATTAAAAACTGATGAACTTAACCAACAGTTCATCGATCAGGTATTGAATGAAAGCAAGAGCAATTTGAATGGCTCGCGAAAAACAGTCGAAGAGTATCTTCATTCTCTTTCAACTGATGAAATGATTCGAAAAGTCATGTCCGGGGTTCTTAAATCAGAAATCGAGCATGAGAAGAAAGTTCATTTACATGAGCTTCTCGATGATTACTACCCATTCTTTCTCGATCCAATGCCAAACCTTTATTTTACAAGGGACCCGGCAGCCGTAATTGGAGATGGAGTTTCTTTAAACAAAATGTGTGAAGGTGCAAGGAAAAGAGAATCATTGTTCATGGACTTTATCATTAAACACCATCCTAGATTCTCCGGACATGACATCCCACATTGGTACGACCGTGATGAATATTATCCATTAGAAGGCGGAGACGAGTTGGTACTCAGTTCTGAAGTGATTGCGATTGGAGTTAGTGCAAGGACGTCTGCACAGGCTATTGAAAAATTGGCGAAGCGCATTTTTTCAAGGAACGATACGATTAAAAAAGTGGTTGCAGTTGAAATTCCAAAATTAAGAGCCTATATGCATCTGGACACCGTATTTACAATGGTTGATCATGAGAAATTCACAATCCATCATGGAATTGAAGGCCCTAATGGAAATATGAAAATTTATATTCTCGAAAAAGGCATGGATTCTGACACACTTAACATTTCCGAGCGCTCAAATCTGACAGAAACACTAAAAGAAGTCCTCGGTCTACAGGAGCTTGTACTGATTCCTTGTGGAGGCGGCCATGAAATTGCTGCTGCCCGCGAACAATGGAACGATGGTTCCAATACACTTGCGATTGCACCAGGTGTAGTTGTTACCTATGACCGTAACTATGTTTCGAACGATTTGTTGCGTAAAAATGGAGTGGAAGTCATTGAGATTCCAAGTTCAGAGCTATCAAGAGGACGTGGTGGCCCGCGCTGCATGAGCATGCCAATCTACCGAAAAGACTTGTAA
- a CDS encoding AbrB/MazE/SpoVT family DNA-binding domain-containing protein, whose product MKATGIVRKTDQLGRVVIPMELRKKLSIGESDPLEIFVDEDMIILKKYQPDRTCLITGTISSENMSLADGKIILSKEGAEQLVKELQSYLATS is encoded by the coding sequence ATGAAGGCAACAGGAATTGTGAGGAAGACTGATCAGCTGGGAAGAGTGGTCATTCCGATGGAGCTTAGGAAAAAACTGAGCATCGGTGAAAGTGATCCGCTTGAAATTTTTGTGGATGAGGATATGATAATCCTGAAGAAATACCAGCCAGATCGTACTTGCCTCATAACCGGTACCATCAGCAGTGAAAATATGTCACTGGCAGACGGGAAAATCATCTTAAGCAAAGAAGGAGCAGAGCAATTGGTCAAAGAATTGCAAAGTTACCTGGCGACCAGCTAG